In a genomic window of Tachysurus vachellii isolate PV-2020 chromosome 13, HZAU_Pvac_v1, whole genome shotgun sequence:
- the enc2 gene encoding kelch-like protein 25 isoform X1 — protein sequence MQTPPQIFSVSTCSWVSRFCRFQADSLEVPETMSVSVHENRKSRTSTGSMNISLFHKPSHPDSVLTHLNTLRKQCMFTDVTLWAGDRSFPCHRAVLAACSRYFEAMFSGGLRESLDSDVNFRDSVHPEVLELLLDFAYSSRVIINEENAESLLEAGDMLQFHDIRDAAAEFLEKNLHSSNCLGMMLLSDAHQCKRLYELSWRMCLVHFEAVRDTEDFYGLSKDKLLDLILSDELEIEDEQIVLNAVMRWVRYDLDSRRDYFPELLRGIRLALLPSECLIEAVACEELVMSDKRSRQIVEEAIQCKKKILQNDGVVTSPCARPRKAGHTLLILGGQTFMCDKIYQVDHKAKEIIPKADLPSPRKEFSASALGCKVYVTGGRGSENGVSKDVWIYDTVHEEWSKGAPMLIARFGHGSAELENSLYVVGGHTAISGVFPASPSVSLKQVERYDPVTNKWAMMAPLRNGVSNAAVVSAKLKLFVFGGTTIHRDTASKVQCFDPLENRWTIAAECPQPWRYTAAAVLGSQIFIMGGDTEFTAASAYRFNCETNQWMRVGDMTSKRMSCHAVASGNKLYVVGGYFGTQRCKTLDCYDPTSDSWNSITTVPYSLIPTAFVSTWKHLPA from the coding sequence TTCAAGCTGATTCCTTGGAGGTACCTGAAACCATGTCAGTCAGCGTCCATGAAAACCGCAAGTCAAGGACGAGCACAGGCTCCATGAACATCTCGCTGTTCCACAAGCCCTCGCATCCCGACAGCGTCCTGACGCACCTTAACACTCTCCGCAAACAGTGCATGTTTACAGACGTGACTTTATGGGCTGGAGATCGCTCTTTTCCTTGCCATCGGGCCGTTTTGGCAGCTTGCAGTCGCTACTTCGAAGCCATGTTCAGTGGAGGCCTCCGTGAAAGCCTGGACAGTGACGTCAACTTCCGTGATAGCGTGCACCCAGAGGTGCTGGAGCTACTTCTGGATTTTGCTTACTCGTCACGAGTCATCATTAACGAGGAGAATGCGGAATCTCTTCTCGAAGCTGGAGATATGCTGCAGTTCCATGACATCCGTGATGCCGCAGCAGAGTTCCTTGAAAAGAACCTTCACTCGTCTAATTGCTTGGGTATGATGCTTCTATCCGATGCTCATCAGTGTAAGCGCTTGTATGAACTCTCATGGAGGATGTGCCTGGTTCACTTTGAAGCCGTGCGGGACACCGAGGACTTTTATGGGTTATCTAAAGACAAGCTTTTAGACCTTATACTCAGCGATGAGCTGGAGATTGAAGATGAGCAGATTGTGCTAAATGCGGTCATGCGCTGGGTCAGGTACGATTTAGATAGTCGCAGAGACTACTTCCCTGAACTGCTTCGGGGTATCCGTCTCGCGCTGTTGCCTTCCGAGTGCCTGATTGAGGCTGTGGCTTGTGAAGAACTGGTTATGTCAGACAAACGGAGTCGACAGATTGTTGAAGAGGCCATCCAGTGCAAGAAGAAGATTTTGCAGAACGACGGAGTTGTCACAAGTCCGTGTGCAAGGCCACGCAAAGCTGGTCACACGTTGCTCATTCTTGGAGGCCAGACATTCATGTGCGATAAGATCTACCAAGTCGATCATAAAGCAAAAGAAATCATACCCAAGGCAGACTTGCCCAGTCCGAGAAAGGAATTTAGCGCATCTGCCCTCGGATGCAAGGTCTATGTGACTGGAGGAAGAGGTTCTGAAAATGGCGTATCAAAAGATGTTTGGATATATGATACGGTCCATGAGGAATGGTCGAAAGGTGCTCCCATGTTAATTGCACGTTTCGGTCATGGATCCGCCGAACTGGAAAACAGCCTTTACGTCGTCGGAGGCCACACTGCTATATCCGGTGTCTTTCCTGCTTCCCCTTCAGTATCACTAAAACAAGTAGAACGTTATGACCCTGTAACCAACAAGTGGGCCATGATGGCACCACTCCGAAATGGTGTCAGTAATGCTGCGGTGGTCAGTGCTAAGttaaagctgtttgtttttggggGTACTACCATCCACAGAGACACGGCTTCCAAAGTCCAGTGCTTTGATCCGCTGGAGAACCGATGGACCATAGCAGCAGAATGTCCTCAACCTTGGCGGTACACCGCAGCTGCAGTGCTGGGAAGTCAAATTTTTATCATGGGCGGTGATACGGAGTTTACTGCTGCTTCTGCTTACCGATTCAACTGTGAAACTAACCAGTGGATGCGTGTAGGAGACATGACCTCTAAAAGGATGAGCTGCCATGCTGTAGCCTCAGGGAACAAACTCTATGTTGTCGGAGGCTACTTTGGGACACAGAGGTGTAAGACACTGGATTGCTACGATCCAACATCAGACAGCTGGAACAGCATCACTACAGTGCCTTATTCGCTGATTCCTACTGCGTTCGTTAGCACCTGGAAGCATCTGCCTGCCTAG
- the enc2 gene encoding kelch-like protein 25 isoform X2, with the protein MSVSVHENRKSRTSTGSMNISLFHKPSHPDSVLTHLNTLRKQCMFTDVTLWAGDRSFPCHRAVLAACSRYFEAMFSGGLRESLDSDVNFRDSVHPEVLELLLDFAYSSRVIINEENAESLLEAGDMLQFHDIRDAAAEFLEKNLHSSNCLGMMLLSDAHQCKRLYELSWRMCLVHFEAVRDTEDFYGLSKDKLLDLILSDELEIEDEQIVLNAVMRWVRYDLDSRRDYFPELLRGIRLALLPSECLIEAVACEELVMSDKRSRQIVEEAIQCKKKILQNDGVVTSPCARPRKAGHTLLILGGQTFMCDKIYQVDHKAKEIIPKADLPSPRKEFSASALGCKVYVTGGRGSENGVSKDVWIYDTVHEEWSKGAPMLIARFGHGSAELENSLYVVGGHTAISGVFPASPSVSLKQVERYDPVTNKWAMMAPLRNGVSNAAVVSAKLKLFVFGGTTIHRDTASKVQCFDPLENRWTIAAECPQPWRYTAAAVLGSQIFIMGGDTEFTAASAYRFNCETNQWMRVGDMTSKRMSCHAVASGNKLYVVGGYFGTQRCKTLDCYDPTSDSWNSITTVPYSLIPTAFVSTWKHLPA; encoded by the coding sequence ATGTCAGTCAGCGTCCATGAAAACCGCAAGTCAAGGACGAGCACAGGCTCCATGAACATCTCGCTGTTCCACAAGCCCTCGCATCCCGACAGCGTCCTGACGCACCTTAACACTCTCCGCAAACAGTGCATGTTTACAGACGTGACTTTATGGGCTGGAGATCGCTCTTTTCCTTGCCATCGGGCCGTTTTGGCAGCTTGCAGTCGCTACTTCGAAGCCATGTTCAGTGGAGGCCTCCGTGAAAGCCTGGACAGTGACGTCAACTTCCGTGATAGCGTGCACCCAGAGGTGCTGGAGCTACTTCTGGATTTTGCTTACTCGTCACGAGTCATCATTAACGAGGAGAATGCGGAATCTCTTCTCGAAGCTGGAGATATGCTGCAGTTCCATGACATCCGTGATGCCGCAGCAGAGTTCCTTGAAAAGAACCTTCACTCGTCTAATTGCTTGGGTATGATGCTTCTATCCGATGCTCATCAGTGTAAGCGCTTGTATGAACTCTCATGGAGGATGTGCCTGGTTCACTTTGAAGCCGTGCGGGACACCGAGGACTTTTATGGGTTATCTAAAGACAAGCTTTTAGACCTTATACTCAGCGATGAGCTGGAGATTGAAGATGAGCAGATTGTGCTAAATGCGGTCATGCGCTGGGTCAGGTACGATTTAGATAGTCGCAGAGACTACTTCCCTGAACTGCTTCGGGGTATCCGTCTCGCGCTGTTGCCTTCCGAGTGCCTGATTGAGGCTGTGGCTTGTGAAGAACTGGTTATGTCAGACAAACGGAGTCGACAGATTGTTGAAGAGGCCATCCAGTGCAAGAAGAAGATTTTGCAGAACGACGGAGTTGTCACAAGTCCGTGTGCAAGGCCACGCAAAGCTGGTCACACGTTGCTCATTCTTGGAGGCCAGACATTCATGTGCGATAAGATCTACCAAGTCGATCATAAAGCAAAAGAAATCATACCCAAGGCAGACTTGCCCAGTCCGAGAAAGGAATTTAGCGCATCTGCCCTCGGATGCAAGGTCTATGTGACTGGAGGAAGAGGTTCTGAAAATGGCGTATCAAAAGATGTTTGGATATATGATACGGTCCATGAGGAATGGTCGAAAGGTGCTCCCATGTTAATTGCACGTTTCGGTCATGGATCCGCCGAACTGGAAAACAGCCTTTACGTCGTCGGAGGCCACACTGCTATATCCGGTGTCTTTCCTGCTTCCCCTTCAGTATCACTAAAACAAGTAGAACGTTATGACCCTGTAACCAACAAGTGGGCCATGATGGCACCACTCCGAAATGGTGTCAGTAATGCTGCGGTGGTCAGTGCTAAGttaaagctgtttgtttttggggGTACTACCATCCACAGAGACACGGCTTCCAAAGTCCAGTGCTTTGATCCGCTGGAGAACCGATGGACCATAGCAGCAGAATGTCCTCAACCTTGGCGGTACACCGCAGCTGCAGTGCTGGGAAGTCAAATTTTTATCATGGGCGGTGATACGGAGTTTACTGCTGCTTCTGCTTACCGATTCAACTGTGAAACTAACCAGTGGATGCGTGTAGGAGACATGACCTCTAAAAGGATGAGCTGCCATGCTGTAGCCTCAGGGAACAAACTCTATGTTGTCGGAGGCTACTTTGGGACACAGAGGTGTAAGACACTGGATTGCTACGATCCAACATCAGACAGCTGGAACAGCATCACTACAGTGCCTTATTCGCTGATTCCTACTGCGTTCGTTAGCACCTGGAAGCATCTGCCTGCCTAG